In one Microbacterium invictum genomic region, the following are encoded:
- a CDS encoding histidine phosphatase family protein → MTHYLYLVRHGEHLDAEHGLVDGPLSPRGRRQAALLADRLSGVPFDAVWHSPLERAAQTARAVKERMPSLSPEPSALLFDCVPTGLCEDTPAVYEPFFGAVTEAEVDAGRAQMADAVSEFLARRSGEVHELLITHNAVIAWFVREVLQTPEWRWMTLNQAHCGLTVLAQKQGRPWTVLSHNDMAHLPFELRTGLPEVYPV, encoded by the coding sequence GTGACGCACTACCTCTACCTCGTGCGCCACGGCGAGCATCTGGATGCCGAGCACGGGCTCGTCGACGGCCCGCTCTCGCCTCGCGGGCGGCGTCAGGCCGCTCTCCTGGCCGATCGCCTCTCGGGGGTGCCGTTCGACGCCGTGTGGCACTCGCCGCTCGAGCGGGCCGCGCAGACGGCGCGGGCTGTGAAGGAGCGGATGCCGTCGCTGTCTCCCGAACCGTCGGCGCTGCTGTTCGACTGCGTTCCCACCGGGCTGTGCGAGGACACCCCGGCGGTCTACGAGCCCTTCTTCGGAGCGGTGACCGAGGCAGAGGTCGACGCGGGTCGCGCGCAGATGGCCGACGCGGTCAGCGAGTTCCTCGCCCGCCGGAGCGGAGAGGTGCACGAGCTCCTCATCACCCACAACGCGGTCATCGCCTGGTTCGTCCGCGAGGTGCTCCAGACCCCCGAATGGCGGTGGATGACGCTCAATCAAGCCCACTGCGGGCTGACGGTGCTCGCGCAGAAGCAGGGCCGGCCGTGGACGGTGCTCTCCCACAACGACATGGCCCACCTTCCCTTCGAGCTGCGCACGGGTCTTCCCGAGGTGTACCCGGTCTGA
- the dapA gene encoding 4-hydroxy-tetrahydrodipicolinate synthase encodes MTHTGNPFGQVLVALVTPMTADGEVDWPAVEKHIDSCIAHGADGIVVTGTTGETSTLTDAEKIRLVEVGKDVAAGRARIITGGGSNETAHAIELYRASERAGADGIMIVTPYYNKPTQAGILTHFRLVADATDLPVILYDIPGRTGVPIRYETILRLAKHPNILAIKDAKGDFSEVSRVLNQTDLMYFSGDDANVLPHLSIGATGLIGVTANIAAEPYRVIVDAVNSGDLGAATAAHKKLEPLVRAVMTHVPGTVAAKYILHGLGRIGSPRVRLPLVGPEEWEAARIEDELALVSEVPGADFSNFRPDRNAAAGGALPKVSGTTR; translated from the coding sequence ATGACGCACACGGGCAACCCCTTCGGACAGGTGCTCGTCGCGCTGGTCACCCCGATGACCGCCGACGGCGAGGTCGACTGGCCCGCCGTGGAGAAGCACATCGACTCGTGCATCGCCCACGGGGCCGACGGCATCGTCGTCACCGGCACCACCGGCGAGACCAGCACCCTCACCGACGCCGAGAAGATCCGGCTGGTCGAGGTGGGGAAGGATGTCGCGGCGGGCCGCGCCCGCATCATCACCGGCGGCGGCTCCAACGAGACGGCGCATGCGATCGAGCTCTACAGGGCCAGCGAGCGTGCCGGGGCCGACGGCATCATGATCGTCACGCCCTATTACAACAAGCCCACCCAGGCCGGGATCCTCACGCACTTCCGGCTCGTCGCCGACGCCACCGACCTGCCGGTCATCCTCTACGACATCCCCGGTCGCACCGGGGTGCCGATCCGCTACGAGACCATCCTGCGTCTGGCCAAGCACCCCAACATCCTCGCGATCAAGGATGCCAAGGGCGACTTCAGCGAGGTCAGCCGCGTGCTGAACCAGACCGACCTGATGTACTTCTCGGGCGATGACGCCAATGTGCTGCCCCACCTGTCGATCGGCGCCACCGGACTCATCGGGGTCACGGCCAACATCGCCGCAGAGCCCTATCGGGTGATCGTCGACGCGGTCAACAGCGGGGACCTCGGGGCCGCGACGGCCGCGCACAAGAAGCTCGAGCCCCTCGTCCGGGCCGTGATGACGCACGTGCCGGGCACGGTCGCGGCGAAGTACATCCTGCACGGGCTCGGACGCATCGGAAGCCCCCGCGTGCGGCTCCCGCTCGTCGGTCCCGAGGAGTGGGAGGCCGCGCGCATCGAAGACGAGCTGGCACTGGTGTCCGAGGTGCCCGGCGCCGACTTCTCCAACTTCCGACCCGACCGCAACGCCGCCGCCGGTGGCGCGCTGCCGAAGGTGTCGGGTACCACGCGATAA
- a CDS encoding SDR family NAD(P)-dependent oxidoreductase, giving the protein MARTALITGASSGLGAEYARQLAARGMDLVLVARDVAALERVAGEARASGGEVEILAADLLDADDRARVEERAGDPRHPIDLLVNNAGFGLPLAFERNDPDAEARHLTLHVEVAMRLMRAVLPGMLERGSGRIVNIASVAGFVPRGTYGAAKGWLISFSRWANVTYRARGVTVTAVCPGFVHTNFHERMGLAPGKEGVPAALWLRAPEVVRESLRDVARGRAVSVPSLRYKALVALSRVVPDGLVAAAASRGR; this is encoded by the coding sequence ATGGCGCGGACGGCGCTGATCACAGGAGCCAGCTCCGGCCTCGGCGCCGAGTACGCGCGGCAGCTCGCCGCTCGCGGGATGGATCTCGTGCTCGTCGCACGCGACGTCGCGGCGCTCGAGCGGGTGGCCGGTGAGGCGCGGGCCTCGGGCGGGGAGGTCGAGATCCTCGCCGCCGACCTGCTCGATGCCGACGACCGCGCGCGTGTCGAGGAGCGCGCCGGCGACCCGCGGCATCCGATCGACCTCCTCGTCAACAACGCCGGCTTCGGACTGCCCCTCGCCTTCGAGCGGAACGACCCCGACGCCGAGGCGCGTCACCTGACCCTTCACGTCGAGGTGGCGATGCGTCTGATGCGTGCCGTCCTCCCCGGGATGCTCGAGCGGGGGAGCGGGCGGATCGTGAACATCGCCTCGGTGGCCGGTTTCGTGCCGCGCGGCACCTACGGGGCGGCGAAGGGCTGGCTGATCAGCTTCAGCCGGTGGGCGAACGTGACCTACCGGGCCCGCGGCGTGACCGTCACGGCGGTCTGCCCCGGGTTCGTGCACACGAACTTCCACGAGCGGATGGGCCTTGCCCCGGGAAAGGAGGGTGTGCCCGCGGCGCTGTGGCTGCGTGCGCCCGAAGTCGTCAGGGAGTCGCTGCGCGACGTCGCCCGCGGGCGGGCCGTGTCCGTCCCCTCGCTGCGGTACAAGGCGCTCGTCGCGCTGTCGCGGGTGGTCCCCGACGGCCTGGTCGCTGCGGCGGCGTCCCGCGGCCGCTGA
- a CDS encoding thioredoxin family protein: protein MDLLPAVLILTALLALTVGMGLLLRWRDGRPRHHVAHEIIDPLRLGADALGERATLLQFSTEMCARCPNVHRLLAEVADRHDGVRHLDVDLTYRPDIAQHFHVLQTPTTLILDRHGAIQSRIGGIPGRDVVELELARLGEDAGGRARSEETADV from the coding sequence GTGGATCTTCTTCCCGCGGTGCTCATCCTCACGGCACTCCTCGCCCTGACCGTCGGCATGGGCCTCCTGCTGCGGTGGCGTGACGGTCGCCCCCGTCACCACGTCGCCCACGAGATCATCGACCCGCTTCGCCTCGGCGCGGACGCATTGGGTGAGCGGGCGACGCTCCTGCAGTTCAGCACCGAGATGTGCGCCCGCTGCCCGAACGTGCACCGGCTGCTCGCAGAGGTCGCCGACCGCCACGACGGTGTCCGCCACCTCGACGTGGACCTGACCTACCGGCCCGACATCGCGCAGCACTTCCACGTGCTGCAGACACCGACCACCCTCATCCTCGACCGTCACGGCGCGATCCAGTCGAGGATCGGCGGAATCCCGGGGCGCGACGTCGTCGAGCTCGAACTGGCGCGTCTGGGAGAGGATGCCGGGGGCCGGGCCCGCTCCGAGGAGACCGCCGATGTCTGA
- a CDS encoding ribonuclease J: MPTTPFDPPALSAGTLRVTPLGGLGEVGRNMTVFEFDGKLLVVDCGVLFPEEHQPGVDLILPDFEPIRQRLDDIVGVVLTHGHEDHIGAVPYLLRLKADIPLIGSSLTLALVEAKLKEHRIKPYSLTVAEGRREKVGPFDLEFVAVNHSIPDALAVAIRTPAGTVLATGDFKMDQLPLDGRLTDLRAFARLGEEGVDLFLVDSTNADVPGFTPLERSIGPVLDQVIARAPRRVIVASFSSHVHRVQQVLDAAAAHGRRVALLGRSMLRNMTIASDLGYLHVPEGVLIDYKKARDLPDDRIVYMSTGSQGEPMAVLSRMANLDHEIEPGPGDTVILASSLIPGNENAVYRVIDGLTKLGANVVHKGNAQVHVSGHAAAGELLYCYNILKPRNVLPVHGEYRHLMANARLAQDTGIAPERTIIGENGTVVDLRDGVAEVVGQLDLGFVYVDGSTVGEITEADLKDRRILGEEGFISVIIVVDAATGKIISGPEIHARGFAEDDKVFDGVKPKIAAALTEAAQSGVRDTHALSQVVRRTIGRWVNQSLRRRPMIVPLVIEA, translated from the coding sequence ATGCCCACCACACCCTTCGATCCCCCCGCCCTGTCGGCAGGAACCCTCCGCGTCACGCCGCTCGGCGGGCTCGGCGAGGTCGGCAGGAACATGACCGTCTTCGAGTTCGACGGGAAGCTGCTCGTCGTCGACTGCGGCGTGCTCTTCCCCGAGGAGCACCAGCCGGGCGTCGACCTGATCCTCCCCGACTTCGAGCCCATCCGGCAGCGCCTCGACGACATCGTCGGGGTGGTCCTGACCCACGGTCACGAAGACCACATCGGCGCCGTTCCCTATCTTCTGCGGCTAAAGGCCGACATCCCCCTCATCGGTTCGTCGCTGACCCTCGCCCTCGTCGAGGCCAAGCTCAAAGAGCACCGCATCAAGCCCTACAGCCTCACGGTCGCCGAGGGTCGGCGCGAGAAGGTGGGGCCGTTCGACCTCGAGTTCGTCGCGGTCAACCACTCGATCCCCGACGCGCTTGCCGTCGCCATCCGCACTCCCGCCGGTACCGTCCTCGCGACCGGGGACTTCAAGATGGACCAGCTGCCGCTGGACGGTCGCCTGACCGACCTGCGTGCCTTCGCGCGCCTGGGGGAGGAGGGCGTCGACCTGTTCCTGGTCGACTCCACGAACGCCGATGTTCCGGGCTTCACGCCGCTGGAACGCTCGATCGGTCCGGTGCTCGACCAGGTGATCGCGCGGGCGCCCCGCCGGGTGATCGTGGCGAGCTTCTCCAGCCACGTCCACCGCGTCCAGCAGGTCCTCGACGCGGCCGCGGCGCACGGCCGCCGTGTGGCGCTCCTCGGGCGCAGCATGCTGCGCAACATGACGATCGCGTCCGACCTCGGCTACCTCCACGTGCCCGAGGGTGTGCTGATCGACTACAAGAAGGCCCGCGACCTTCCCGACGACAGGATCGTCTACATGTCGACCGGCTCGCAGGGCGAGCCGATGGCCGTGCTCAGCCGCATGGCGAACCTCGACCACGAGATCGAACCGGGGCCCGGCGACACCGTGATCCTCGCCTCGAGCCTCATCCCGGGCAACGAGAACGCCGTGTACCGCGTGATCGACGGGCTCACCAAGCTCGGAGCGAACGTGGTGCACAAGGGCAACGCCCAGGTGCACGTGTCGGGCCACGCCGCCGCCGGGGAACTGCTGTACTGCTACAACATCCTCAAGCCCCGCAACGTCCTGCCAGTGCACGGCGAGTACCGGCACCTGATGGCCAACGCCCGCCTCGCCCAGGACACCGGAATCGCGCCGGAGCGGACGATCATCGGCGAGAACGGCACCGTGGTCGACCTTCGCGACGGGGTCGCCGAGGTCGTGGGGCAGCTCGACCTCGGTTTCGTCTACGTCGACGGTTCGACGGTCGGCGAGATCACCGAGGCCGACCTGAAGGACCGCCGGATCCTGGGCGAGGAGGGCTTCATCTCGGTCATCATCGTCGTCGACGCCGCCACTGGGAAGATCATCAGCGGTCCCGAGATCCACGCGCGCGGCTTCGCCGAGGACGACAAGGTCTTCGACGGGGTCAAGCCGAAGATCGCCGCGGCCCTGACGGAGGCGGCGCAGTCCGGGGTGCGCGACACCCACGCGCTCTCCCAGGTGGTCCGCCGCACCATCGGTCGCTGGGTGAACCAGTCGTTGCGCCGGCGTCCGATGATCGTGCCGCTGGTCATCGAGGCCTGA
- the thyX gene encoding FAD-dependent thymidylate synthase, with amino-acid sequence MTDEAAASPQIEFRSDVTVELVRSSASDADVLFAARVSTQGEQTLEDAAAGTEATARDRGLINYLMRDRHGSPFEHNSMTFYVQAPIFVFREFMRHRIASYNEESGRYRELRPVFYVPAEDRNLVQVGKPGAYEFLPGTPEQHAIVDEGVRRVAVDAFETYQRMLAAGVAREVARIVLPLNIYSSMYVTMNARSLMNFLSLRTKAEGSHFPSFPQREIEMCAEKMETFWAELMPLTHAAFTAGGRVAP; translated from the coding sequence GTGACCGACGAAGCCGCAGCCAGCCCCCAGATCGAGTTCCGCAGCGATGTGACGGTGGAACTCGTCCGCTCCAGCGCCTCCGATGCCGACGTGCTGTTCGCGGCGCGGGTGTCGACGCAGGGGGAGCAGACCCTGGAGGACGCCGCCGCCGGAACCGAAGCGACCGCGAGAGACCGGGGCCTCATCAACTACCTGATGCGCGATCGTCACGGGTCGCCCTTCGAGCACAACTCGATGACCTTCTACGTGCAGGCGCCGATCTTCGTCTTCCGCGAGTTCATGCGGCATCGCATCGCCTCCTACAACGAGGAATCGGGTCGCTACCGGGAGCTCCGACCGGTCTTCTACGTCCCCGCCGAGGACCGCAACCTCGTGCAGGTCGGAAAGCCCGGCGCCTACGAGTTCCTCCCCGGCACGCCCGAGCAGCACGCGATCGTCGACGAGGGGGTGCGCCGGGTCGCCGTCGATGCGTTTGAGACCTATCAGCGGATGCTGGCGGCCGGCGTCGCGCGGGAGGTGGCGCGCATCGTGCTGCCGCTGAACATCTACTCGTCGATGTACGTCACGATGAACGCCCGGTCGCTGATGAACTTCCTGTCGCTTCGGACGAAGGCCGAGGGGAGCCACTTCCCCTCCTTCCCGCAGCGCGAGATCGAGATGTGCGCCGAGAAGATGGAGACGTTCTGGGCCGAACTCATGCCCCTCACCCACGCGGCGTTCACCGCCGGTGGCCGGGTGGCTCCCTGA
- the dapB gene encoding 4-hydroxy-tetrahydrodipicolinate reductase, giving the protein MTTRVAIVGHTGRLGSIIEAVVEAEPDVDIVGRLTSRSDLGELAGADLVIDASTPAVSIDVVRAAIESGMNVLVGTSGWSAERIALIRPLVDQAGTGAVFIPNFSLGSVLASALAAAAAPFFPSIEIVESHRETKVDSPSGTAVRTAELIAAARAEVGPVESPHVDQRARGQQVASVPIHSLRRPGVVARQEVILSGPGESVTIAHDTVDPAAAYAPGIRLALHAARDATGVLVGLDSFVDIGIRMPRTHAARDVEERGVPGQVARVTGA; this is encoded by the coding sequence ATGACAACGCGCGTGGCCATCGTGGGGCACACCGGCAGACTGGGGTCCATCATCGAAGCGGTCGTCGAGGCCGAACCCGACGTCGACATCGTCGGCCGTCTTACCTCGCGCTCCGATCTCGGCGAGCTCGCCGGCGCTGATCTGGTCATCGACGCCTCGACGCCCGCGGTGTCGATCGACGTGGTGCGCGCGGCGATCGAGAGCGGCATGAACGTGCTCGTGGGCACGTCGGGATGGTCGGCGGAGCGCATCGCGCTCATCCGCCCGCTGGTGGACCAGGCGGGTACTGGCGCGGTGTTCATCCCCAACTTCTCGCTCGGGTCGGTGCTGGCCTCGGCCCTGGCAGCCGCCGCGGCGCCCTTCTTCCCATCGATCGAGATCGTCGAGTCGCACCGCGAGACGAAGGTGGACTCCCCGAGCGGCACCGCGGTGCGCACGGCCGAGCTGATCGCCGCGGCGCGCGCCGAGGTGGGTCCGGTCGAGTCCCCCCACGTCGATCAGCGAGCGCGGGGTCAGCAGGTGGCGAGCGTTCCCATCCACTCCCTCCGACGACCGGGTGTGGTCGCGCGGCAGGAGGTCATCCTCTCCGGCCCGGGCGAGTCGGTGACGATCGCGCACGACACCGTCGATCCGGCCGCCGCCTACGCCCCCGGCATCCGCCTTGCCCTGCATGCCGCCCGCGACGCCACGGGCGTCCTCGTCGGGCTGGACAGCTTCGTCGACATCGGCATCCGGATGCCGCGGACGCACGCCGCTCGCGACGTCGAGGAGCGCGGGGTGCCCGGCCAGGTGGCCCGCGTCACCGGCGCATGA
- a CDS encoding OsmC family peroxiredoxin, with protein sequence MTITSEASTAWKGGLADGSGAVTLVSSNTGTFDVNWRARSEGSTSTTTPEELIAAAHSSCFSMALSHALGENGTPPESIDTTASVTFKPGTGITGSHLNVNAVVPGLSAEDFERIAQEAKVGCPVSQALAGIEITLEATLA encoded by the coding sequence ATGACCATCACGAGCGAAGCCAGCACCGCCTGGAAGGGCGGACTCGCCGACGGATCGGGGGCGGTGACACTTGTGTCGTCGAACACCGGCACGTTCGATGTCAACTGGCGCGCCCGGAGCGAAGGATCGACGTCGACCACGACTCCCGAGGAGCTCATCGCCGCCGCCCACTCGTCGTGCTTCAGCATGGCGCTCTCGCACGCCCTGGGCGAGAACGGCACGCCCCCGGAGTCGATCGACACCACCGCGTCGGTGACCTTCAAGCCCGGGACGGGCATCACCGGCAGTCACTTGAACGTCAACGCCGTCGTGCCGGGTCTGTCGGCCGAGGACTTCGAGCGCATCGCCCAGGAAGCCAAGGTCGGCTGCCCGGTGTCGCAGGCGCTCGCGGGCATCGAGATCACCCTCGAGGCCACGCTTGCCTGA
- a CDS encoding DUF4395 domain-containing protein: protein MSETVSPRGIDVRAPRFAASITAGLLAVAFVLSLLGVDTADVAGRIADPGFLLTAAIAALFLWGVLSPATAPWSVVFRRLVAPRISPVREREDPRPPRFAQGVGLLVTGVGLLLHLAGVPWALPIAVAMAFVAAFLNAAFGLCLGCQLYLLLQRGGLIGRRRAA from the coding sequence ATGTCTGAGACCGTCTCTCCGCGAGGGATCGACGTCCGCGCCCCGCGATTCGCCGCATCGATCACCGCCGGACTCCTGGCCGTCGCCTTCGTGCTGTCGCTCCTGGGGGTCGACACCGCAGACGTTGCCGGGCGGATCGCCGACCCGGGATTCCTCCTCACCGCCGCGATCGCCGCGCTCTTCCTGTGGGGCGTCCTCTCACCGGCGACGGCCCCGTGGAGTGTCGTCTTCCGACGCCTCGTCGCGCCTCGGATCTCGCCGGTTCGAGAGCGGGAGGATCCGCGCCCGCCGCGGTTCGCCCAGGGGGTCGGGCTCCTCGTCACGGGTGTCGGTCTTCTCCTCCACCTCGCCGGTGTGCCCTGGGCGCTGCCGATCGCCGTGGCGATGGCGTTCGTCGCGGCGTTCCTCAACGCCGCGTTCGGCCTGTGCCTGGGGTGCCAGCTGTACCTCCTGCTCCAGCGCGGCGGCCTCATCGGACGCCGACGCGCCGCCTGA
- a CDS encoding tetratricopeptide repeat protein gives MTTRIGVAVMAVLLALYIALVAQRAWLLLVSGDPVGIALGVGLVILPVIAAWALWRELAFGIGAERLGRRLEAEGGLPADPVTVRPSGRPVREDGEAIFPAYRDAVAQDPADWQGWYRLGLAYDAAGDRRRARQAVREAIRRERQGRAGG, from the coding sequence ATGACGACGCGGATCGGCGTCGCCGTGATGGCGGTGCTCCTGGCGCTGTACATCGCCCTCGTCGCCCAACGGGCCTGGCTGCTGCTCGTCAGCGGCGACCCCGTCGGTATCGCCCTCGGGGTGGGCCTCGTCATCCTGCCGGTCATCGCCGCGTGGGCGCTCTGGCGGGAGCTCGCCTTCGGCATCGGCGCCGAGAGGCTTGGCCGGCGCCTCGAGGCCGAGGGCGGACTGCCGGCCGATCCGGTGACCGTCCGGCCCAGCGGGCGACCGGTCCGCGAGGACGGCGAGGCGATCTTCCCGGCCTACCGGGATGCCGTGGCGCAGGATCCGGCCGACTGGCAGGGGTGGTACCGGCTCGGGCTGGCCTACGATGCTGCCGGCGACCGGCGCCGCGCGCGACAGGCCGTGCGCGAGGCGATCCGGCGAGAGCGCCAGGGGCGCGCGGGCGGCTGA
- a CDS encoding GNAT family N-acetyltransferase yields the protein MVELLATSVDDPVARSLLTAYFRTRAASFPGNRYTTVFPAREVFEPPRGVFVVVVDDDGTPVGCGGIREIEPGPRGPRFEVKHLYLAPETRGRGWGRMLLADLERRARAFGAEEVVLDTHHTLEPAARLYAAAGYGPIEAYNDNPNATVWLGKPLS from the coding sequence ATGGTCGAGCTCCTCGCGACATCCGTCGACGATCCCGTCGCCCGGTCGCTGCTGACCGCCTACTTCCGCACGCGCGCCGCATCCTTCCCGGGGAACAGGTACACGACGGTCTTCCCCGCACGGGAGGTGTTCGAGCCGCCTCGCGGTGTCTTCGTCGTCGTCGTGGACGACGACGGCACCCCCGTCGGCTGCGGCGGCATCCGCGAGATCGAGCCCGGACCGCGCGGACCGCGCTTCGAGGTCAAGCATCTCTACCTCGCGCCCGAGACCCGGGGCCGGGGGTGGGGACGGATGCTCCTGGCCGACCTCGAGCGCCGGGCCCGCGCCTTCGGAGCGGAAGAGGTCGTTCTCGACACTCACCACACCCTCGAACCGGCGGCACGTCTGTACGCCGCCGCCGGCTACGGCCCGATCGAGGCCTACAACGACAATCCGAACGCGACGGTGTGGCTCGGAAAGCCGCTCTCCTGA
- a CDS encoding aldo/keto reductase, with translation MSNRGTELAASSRRQRRAATASDALHPSAPIPVQGPGVGAGVRVPLGDAGAQIFPLILGAAEFGWNVDLESSHAILDTYAELGGNAVHTADTYSSGRSEHILGQWVHSRGLRDEVAIMVRVGGHPDNPGLGPVDLVRSVEASLSRLRTDRIDVLTLDAAADSVTALEDTLATAEWLVEAGKIRALGGVGHTAAQLVEARILSSAGYPRISVLDVPFNILRRHEFDADLRLVASAQGMSVTASHALEHGFLAGRYRSRSRGGLSARGAQLAANLNRRGTRVLRALDEVGAGLGLPDAAVAVAWLLAQRLVTAPIVNAYAPEHVEELVQGVGVHLSRSQLAEIARAAE, from the coding sequence ATGTCGAACCGGGGCACCGAGCTGGCCGCGTCGTCTCGACGTCAGCGCCGCGCAGCGACGGCGTCGGACGCCCTGCACCCGTCCGCGCCGATTCCGGTGCAGGGACCGGGTGTCGGCGCAGGGGTCCGCGTTCCGCTCGGCGATGCCGGCGCGCAGATCTTCCCCCTCATCCTCGGTGCGGCCGAGTTCGGGTGGAACGTCGACCTCGAGTCCAGTCACGCCATCCTCGACACGTACGCCGAGCTCGGCGGCAACGCCGTGCACACCGCCGACACGTATTCGAGCGGTCGCAGCGAACACATCCTCGGCCAGTGGGTGCACTCGCGGGGTCTGCGCGACGAGGTGGCGATCATGGTGCGGGTCGGGGGACACCCCGACAATCCCGGCCTCGGACCCGTCGACCTCGTCCGCAGCGTCGAGGCATCCCTCAGCCGACTGCGCACCGACCGCATCGACGTGCTGACCCTCGACGCGGCCGCCGACAGCGTCACCGCCCTCGAAGACACGCTGGCCACGGCGGAGTGGCTCGTCGAGGCAGGCAAGATCCGTGCCCTCGGCGGAGTGGGCCACACCGCCGCACAGCTCGTCGAGGCGCGCATCCTCTCCTCCGCGGGCTATCCGCGGATCTCGGTGCTCGACGTTCCCTTCAACATCCTCCGGCGGCACGAGTTCGACGCCGATCTGCGACTGGTCGCCAGCGCGCAGGGCATGTCGGTGACGGCCTCGCACGCGCTCGAGCACGGCTTCCTCGCCGGCCGGTACCGCAGTCGCTCCCGCGGCGGGCTCTCCGCCCGCGGTGCGCAGCTGGCGGCGAATCTCAACCGGCGGGGTACCCGGGTGCTCCGGGCGCTCGACGAGGTGGGGGCCGGCCTGGGTCTTCCCGATGCGGCGGTCGCGGTGGCATGGCTGCTCGCGCAGCGGCTCGTGACCGCGCCCATCGTCAACGCCTATGCGCCGGAGCACGTGGAAGAGCTGGTTCAGGGCGTCGGCGTTCATCTCAGCCGCAGCCAGCTCGCAGAGATCGCCCGCGCGGCGGAGTGA
- a CDS encoding TIGR01777 family oxidoreductase has translation MPETAGAGAGGGGNAARPRRVVISGASGLIGNALTARLRADGVRVTHLVRRAPTGPDEVEWLTGPAPLDPGVLEGADAVVGLNGASIARFPWTSSYRSTLLWSRVTPTRALARALRELGDGAPAFLSASASGYYGSRPGERITEATGRGESFLADICGEWEGAARSAGEHTRLVLLRTTAIVDRGAFLKPLIPLTKLGLSGPIGRGTQVWPWISLEDEVEAIRFLLTADIDGPVNLAGPSRATANDIGFALARRLNRPFVLRAPEWGLKLLLGKDPTAALLTNDQDIVPEVLQRAGYTFRHPTVEQAIDAAVSAAE, from the coding sequence TTGCCTGAGACCGCAGGCGCCGGCGCGGGCGGGGGCGGGAACGCCGCCCGCCCGCGCCGCGTCGTCATCTCGGGTGCATCCGGCCTCATCGGCAACGCCCTGACCGCGCGCCTGCGCGCAGACGGTGTGCGGGTGACCCACCTCGTCCGCCGTGCGCCGACCGGTCCCGACGAGGTGGAGTGGCTCACGGGTCCCGCCCCGCTCGATCCGGGCGTCCTCGAGGGCGCGGACGCGGTGGTGGGCCTGAACGGCGCGAGCATCGCCCGCTTCCCGTGGACCTCGTCGTACCGCAGCACACTGCTGTGGTCGCGGGTGACGCCCACCCGCGCGCTCGCGCGCGCCCTGCGCGAACTCGGCGACGGCGCTCCCGCGTTCCTCTCCGCCTCGGCGTCGGGGTACTACGGCAGCCGACCGGGTGAGCGCATCACGGAGGCGACCGGGCGCGGCGAGAGCTTCCTCGCCGACATCTGCGGCGAATGGGAAGGAGCGGCGCGGTCGGCGGGCGAGCACACCCGGCTGGTTCTGTTGCGCACCACCGCCATCGTCGACCGCGGGGCGTTCCTGAAGCCCCTGATCCCCCTCACCAAGCTCGGCCTGAGCGGCCCGATCGGGCGCGGCACCCAGGTGTGGCCGTGGATCTCGCTGGAGGACGAGGTCGAGGCCATCCGCTTCCTCCTCACCGCCGACATCGACGGTCCCGTCAATCTCGCGGGGCCTTCGCGTGCCACCGCGAACGACATCGGATTCGCACTCGCCCGACGTCTGAACCGCCCCTTCGTCCTGCGGGCACCGGAGTGGGGTCTGAAGCTGCTCCTGGGCAAGGACCCCACCGCGGCCCTCCTCACCAACGACCAGGACATCGTCCCCGAAGTCCTGCAGCGTGCCGGGTACACCTTCCGTCATCCGACGGTCGAGCAGGCGATCGACGCGGCGGTGTCCGCCGCCGAGTGA